One stretch of Ananas comosus cultivar F153 linkage group 6, ASM154086v1, whole genome shotgun sequence DNA includes these proteins:
- the LOC109712058 gene encoding glycine-rich cell wall structural protein-like, whose amino-acid sequence MGSKALLVLGVVLVASLLLIPSEVATARELVANTEEKNVKQEGPADQKPPEEKNAKQDDSKGQKKFDGYYGGFPGGGFPGGGYPGGGFPGGGFPGGGFPGGANAEEKNAKQEDPADHKPPGEKNVKQAGLRDQKYFGGPFGGYPGGGYPGGGYSGGYPGGGYYGGYPGGGYYGGYPGGGYYGRYPKRGYYGGYPGRGGYDRGYDGDRGGDDYDGGYSGGSGGN is encoded by the exons ATGGGTTCTAAGGCTTTGCTTGTGCTTGGTGTTGTATTAGTggcttctcttcttctcatcCCTTCAGAGGTGGCAACAGCTAGGGAGCTGGTTGCAAATactg AAGAGAAGAACGTGAAACAGGAGGGCCCTGCAGACCAGAAGCCTCCCG AAGAGAAGAATGCGAAGCAAGACGACAGCAAAGGTCAAAAGAAGTTTGATGGCTATTATGGAGGCTTTCCTGGCGGCGGCTTTCCTGGAGGCGGCTATCCTGGCGGCGGCTTTCCTGGAGGCGGCTTTCCTGGAGGCGGCTTTCCCGGAGGAGCGAATGCAGAAGAGAAGAACGCGAAGCAAGAGGACCCCGCAGACCATAAGCCTCCCG GAGAGAAGAATGTGAAGCAGGCAGGACTCAGAGACCAAAAGTATTTTGGTGGTCCTTTCGGCGGTTACCCGGGAGGCGGCTATCCCGGAGGCGGTTACAGTGGTGGATATCCTGGCGGAGGATACTACGGTGGATATCCCGGCGGAGGATACTACGGTGGATATCCCGGTGGAGGGTACTATGGTCGATATCCCAAACGTGGATACTACGGTGGCTATCCTGGACGTGGTGGCTACGACAGAGGATACGATGGTGACCGTGGCGGCGATGATTACGACGGTGGCTATTCCGGTGGGAGTGGTGGCAACTGA
- the LOC109711749 gene encoding rho GDP-dissociation inhibitor 1-like isoform X3, translating into MRQNLRDDESLRRWKEQLLGSVDLSSVGETSEPEVKILSLSIQSPGRPDIVLPLPVEPNSKGVWFTLKEGSHYKLKFAFSVRNNIVSGLRYANTVWKTGLKVDSTKEMLGTFSPQLEPYTFKTPEETTPSGYFARGSYSARTKFIDDDRRCYLEINYTFDIRREWPSTTS; encoded by the exons ATGAGGCAGAATCTCAGG GATGATGAGAGTCTGAGGAGGTGGAAGGAGCAGCTTTTGGGAAGTGTAGATTTGAGCTCTGTGGGAG AAACATCGGAACCAGAAGTTAAGATTTTGAGCCTCTCAATCCAATCTCCTGGTAGGCCGGATATTGTCCTGCCACTCCCTGTGGAACCGAATTCGAAGGGTGTGTGGTTTACTCTAAAAGAAGGTAGCCACTACAAGCTCAAGTTCGCCTTCTCCGTTCGCAATAACATTGTTTCTGGTCTCAGATATGCAAACACAGTTTGGAAAACTGGTCTCAAAG TTGATAGCACCAAAGAAATGCTGGGGACATTTAGCCCGCAGCTCGAGCCTTATACATTCAAGACACCGGAAGAGACCACTCCATCTGGCTATTTTGCAAGAGGATCATATTCCGCAAGAACTAAG TTCATTGACGACGACCGCAGGTGTTACTTGGAGATCAATTACACATTTGACATACGCAGAGAATGGCCATCAACAACAAGCTAA